One region of Pristiophorus japonicus isolate sPriJap1 unplaced genomic scaffold, sPriJap1.hap1 HAP1_SCAFFOLD_1069, whole genome shotgun sequence genomic DNA includes:
- the LOC139241420 gene encoding octapeptide-repeat protein T2-like, whose protein sequence is MAFSLRKSTATFQGHTLHPHSPERQRETERGRETERERERDRQREGGRQRDRQRERERERDRERGRQRETERERERDRQREGGRQRDRETDREREGERQRERGRETEREGDREREGERQTERGRQRERGRETDRERERDRERGRETDREREGDRETERGRETERQRDRQRERERQRERPRGRERQRERGRETDRERERDRERERDRERVGERQSERETERDRGRETDREREGDRETERQTERERERDRQREGGRQRDRETDRERERDRERDREGGRDREREGERQTERGRETERERETERERERDRQREGDREREG, encoded by the exons ATGGCGT TTTCCCTCCGGAAATCTACAGCAACGTTTCAAGGTCACACACTCCACCCACACagtccagagagacagagagagacagagagagggagagagacagagagagagagggagagagacagacagagagagggagggagacagagagacagacagagagagagagagagggagagagacagagagagagggagacagagagagacagagagagagagggagagagacagacagagagagggagggagacagagagacagagagacagacagagagagagagggagagagacagagagagagagggagagagacagagagagagggagacagagagagagagggagagagacagacagagagagggagacagagagagagagggagagagacagacagagagagggagagagacagagagagagggagagagacagacagagagagggagggagacagagagacagagagagggagggagacagagagacagagagacagacagagagagagagagagacagagagagagaccgagagggagggagagacagagagagagagggagagagacagacagagagagggagagagacagagagagggagagagacagagagagagtgggagagagacagagcgagagggagacagagagagatagagggagagagacagacagagagagggagggagacagagagacagagagacagacagagagagagagggagagagacagacagagagagggagggagacagagagacagagagacagacagagagagagagagagacagagagagagaccgagagggagggagagacagagagagagagggagagagacagacagagagagggagagagacagagagagagagggagacagagagagagagggagagagacagacagagagagggagacagagagagagagggatag